A single window of Flavobacterium sp. 140616W15 DNA harbors:
- a CDS encoding magnesium transporter CorA family protein — MITFYKNNNGLFPTENRENNKWINVVCPTQEETKFLLHELQIPEAFYNDIEDIDERPRIEIENGWFLIILRIPFKSNDAKLPFNTAPLGLMFKDDVFVSLSFHQAEILSDFVLYTQRKKSDVKNHFDLVLRLLLSSSIWFLKYLKQINQRIRLAEDNLEKSIKNEELQALLQIEKCLVFFITSLKGNDMLFHRIKNLKNHKEDFDPVLLEDVEIELRQAEETTNIYSNILTGMMDAYASVISNNLNVIMKRLTSISIILMIPTLVASLYGMNVPNNLQENSYGFVVILLISLLISICGVFLFKKKNMF; from the coding sequence ATGATTACCTTTTACAAAAACAACAACGGATTATTTCCAACAGAAAACCGTGAGAACAACAAATGGATTAATGTAGTTTGTCCGACACAGGAAGAAACTAAATTTTTACTCCACGAATTACAAATCCCTGAAGCTTTTTATAACGACATTGAAGATATTGATGAACGGCCACGTATTGAAATCGAAAACGGCTGGTTTCTTATTATATTGCGGATTCCTTTTAAAAGTAATGATGCAAAATTACCATTCAATACAGCCCCTTTGGGCTTAATGTTTAAAGATGATGTCTTTGTATCGCTAAGTTTTCATCAAGCAGAAATTTTATCAGATTTTGTTTTATATACCCAACGAAAAAAATCGGATGTAAAGAACCATTTTGATTTGGTTTTAAGGTTGCTTTTGTCTTCTAGTATTTGGTTCTTAAAATATTTAAAGCAAATAAATCAGCGAATTCGATTGGCTGAAGACAACCTTGAAAAATCAATTAAAAACGAAGAATTACAAGCATTACTTCAAATAGAGAAATGTTTGGTATTTTTTATCACTTCATTAAAAGGCAACGATATGTTGTTTCATAGAATAAAAAATCTGAAAAACCATAAAGAAGATTTTGATCCTGTTTTACTCGAGGATGTTGAAATCGAGTTGAGACAAGCAGAAGAAACTACAAACATTTATAGTAATATCTTGACAGGAATGATGGATGCCTATGCGTCGGTAATCTCGAATAACTTGAATGTTATCATGAAAAGATTAACTTCTATTTCTATAATTTTGATGATTCCAACTTTGGTAGCAAGCTTATATGGAATGAATGTTCCTAATAATCTTCAGGAAAACAGCTATGGTTTTGTTGTTATTTTATTGATTTCATTGTTAATATCAATATGTGGGGTTTTCTTATTTAAGAAAAAAAACATGTTTTAG
- a CDS encoding PAS domain-containing protein has product MYDLDAYDAAIAKYHQEMNCNVVPVISWDFHHVSLNDLKSNYSDWQKVLYIANRFHWDDSEFNVLERLKEEVVVVTDLKLKIVFASNRIFNMTGYREDEVVGKSPKMFQGPETSSVVREEIRLAIKSHEAFEKTILNYKKNGETYFCKINAFPVFNLKGKLTHFIAFEKAA; this is encoded by the coding sequence ATGTATGATTTAGATGCTTACGATGCCGCAATTGCAAAATATCATCAAGAGATGAATTGCAATGTTGTCCCAGTGATTTCATGGGATTTTCATCATGTGTCTTTAAATGATTTAAAAAGTAATTATTCAGATTGGCAAAAGGTACTTTATATTGCAAATAGATTTCACTGGGATGATTCCGAATTTAATGTTTTAGAAAGATTGAAAGAGGAAGTTGTAGTAGTTACAGATTTGAAGTTGAAGATTGTTTTTGCTTCCAATCGTATTTTTAATATGACAGGTTATAGAGAAGATGAAGTTGTGGGTAAATCGCCAAAAATGTTCCAAGGACCTGAAACTTCTTCCGTTGTTAGAGAGGAAATTAGATTAGCTATAAAATCTCATGAAGCTTTCGAAAAGACTATTCTGAATTATAAGAAAAATGGCGAAACCTATTTTTGTAAAATAAATGCTTTTCCTGTTTTTAATTTAAAAGGGAAGTTGACACATTTTATTGCTTTTGAAAAAGCAGCCTAA
- a CDS encoding T9SS type A sorting domain-containing protein, with translation MKKLLLFLTISLASIQIWAQQVSINEATGWLESAYVKWQPVANAQSYNVYYTGMGITDQKIDNQLIRSYGSYYRADIPGIKAGTYTIKIKPVIAGSEGTGSTTTAITVKSHDRAGFAFTNGRVPGAYNLDGTPKNGAVIIYITETTKNTVSLAVTGATPSPSVGLQSILDGYKKGKDLRPLIIRMIGQITDLDYMLAGDIVIENNNATASYITLEGIGDDAVADGWGIRIKNASNIEIRNIGTMNCNSGEGDNIGLQQNNEYVWVHNCDFFYGNAGSDADQIKGDGALDSKKSNYVTFSYNHFWDSGKSNLLGLSEGVNPGYITYHHNWYDHSDSRHPRVRYYSAHIYNNYYDGNSKYGSGATLGSSLFMEANYFRNAKNPMLISMQGTDIWNSTKQANDPGNQGTFSGEAGGSIKAFNNILDTSIATNSMRFVAYADTNPLYNITGKINSTIDFDAYVALTRNEQVPATVKSSAGGNTYNNFDTNLAIMYPYTPDSPEDAKTKVMQYAGRMSGGDFKFSFNNAVDDASYAVNTPLKNALISYKTTLKAIQGEQTIPSSSQTLIATTNNVSQEVAENTAIEPIVLTWGGDATDAIISGLPESGVSAVKNTSAKTITITGTPTTTLSYSVTTIGSLGTPATLSGTVKVIPTGSASGTQIHNFTASIKESSFYNITGNMNSSAGSVNYSGLALTARLKIETSTTITYTTTNESTLTLVFDNAFSGKVKINGINYTASAGIVSITVPAGNNTITKGDTANLYYISTEYKTTLGVDKTVEAKKIILYPNPVTDYLHLSNSNQNIEKVMIYNMNGSLVKTTGKDIETIDMSHLTSGNYLVKVQTTEGTLNQIIIKK, from the coding sequence ATGAAGAAACTATTACTTTTTTTGACAATTTCACTTGCTTCTATCCAAATATGGGCACAACAAGTATCCATTAACGAAGCTACTGGATGGCTAGAATCTGCATATGTAAAATGGCAACCTGTTGCTAACGCTCAAAGCTACAATGTGTACTATACAGGAATGGGAATAACAGATCAAAAAATAGACAATCAACTTATACGCAGCTACGGAAGCTACTATCGTGCAGACATACCAGGGATAAAAGCTGGCACATACACTATAAAAATAAAACCGGTGATAGCAGGCTCAGAAGGAACTGGCTCAACAACAACAGCAATTACAGTAAAATCACATGACCGTGCTGGATTTGCCTTTACTAACGGTCGCGTACCCGGAGCGTACAATTTAGATGGCACTCCTAAGAATGGAGCAGTAATAATTTATATAACAGAAACTACTAAAAACACAGTTTCATTGGCTGTAACTGGAGCAACACCAAGTCCATCAGTAGGCTTACAATCGATATTGGATGGATATAAAAAAGGCAAAGATTTACGCCCACTAATTATACGTATGATTGGACAGATAACAGATCTTGATTATATGTTAGCGGGTGATATCGTAATCGAAAATAATAATGCAACAGCATCTTACATCACTCTAGAAGGAATTGGGGATGATGCTGTAGCCGATGGATGGGGAATACGAATCAAGAATGCATCTAATATCGAGATACGTAATATTGGTACTATGAACTGCAACAGTGGCGAAGGTGATAATATTGGTCTTCAACAAAACAATGAATATGTTTGGGTGCATAATTGCGATTTCTTTTATGGAAATGCAGGCAGCGATGCCGATCAAATAAAAGGGGATGGTGCATTAGATAGCAAAAAATCAAATTACGTTACATTCTCATACAATCACTTTTGGGATAGTGGCAAATCAAATCTTTTAGGCTTAAGCGAAGGAGTTAATCCTGGATATATCACCTATCATCATAATTGGTATGATCACTCTGACTCACGCCATCCACGTGTGCGTTATTATTCAGCCCATATATACAACAACTATTATGATGGAAATTCTAAATACGGTTCAGGAGCTACTTTGGGTTCTTCTCTATTTATGGAAGCAAACTATTTTCGCAATGCTAAAAACCCAATGCTAATCTCTATGCAAGGTACTGACATATGGAACAGCACAAAACAAGCAAATGACCCTGGGAACCAAGGGACCTTTTCAGGTGAAGCAGGTGGATCAATAAAAGCATTTAATAATATATTAGACACGTCTATTGCTACCAACTCAATGCGCTTTGTAGCCTATGCCGACACGAATCCTTTATATAATATTACTGGTAAAATTAATTCTACAATAGACTTCGACGCCTATGTAGCTCTCACAAGAAATGAACAAGTACCAGCAACCGTTAAATCAAGTGCAGGAGGAAATACCTATAACAACTTCGACACCAATTTGGCAATAATGTATCCATATACTCCCGATAGTCCAGAAGATGCAAAAACAAAAGTTATGCAATACGCTGGTCGTATGAGTGGTGGTGATTTTAAATTTAGTTTTAACAATGCTGTAGATGACGCTTCGTATGCAGTGAACACCCCTTTAAAAAATGCATTAATAAGCTACAAAACTACTTTGAAAGCAATTCAAGGCGAACAAACTATACCTAGCAGTAGTCAAACGCTAATTGCAACAACGAATAATGTTAGCCAAGAGGTAGCAGAAAACACAGCTATAGAGCCTATTGTTTTAACTTGGGGAGGTGATGCTACAGATGCAATTATATCTGGGCTTCCTGAATCAGGAGTTAGCGCAGTAAAAAATACTTCTGCAAAAACAATTACAATCACAGGAACTCCTACTACTACTCTATCCTATTCAGTGACTACAATTGGATCATTAGGAACTCCAGCAACGTTGTCAGGGACAGTTAAAGTTATACCAACAGGAAGTGCATCTGGAACTCAAATACACAACTTTACAGCATCTATCAAAGAAAGCTCATTCTACAACATCACTGGTAACATGAATTCCTCGGCAGGATCTGTAAACTATTCTGGTTTAGCATTAACTGCACGCCTAAAGATAGAAACAAGCACAACTATAACATATACTACAACTAATGAGTCAACATTAACCTTGGTATTTGACAATGCTTTTTCAGGAAAAGTAAAAATTAACGGTATAAACTACACTGCAAGTGCAGGAATTGTTTCTATCACAGTACCGGCAGGAAATAATACCATAACAAAGGGAGATACAGCAAATTTATACTATATAAGCACCGAGTACAAAACTACATTAGGTGTGGATAAAACTGTTGAAGCAAAAAAAATAATCTTATATCCTAATCCAGTGACTGATTATTTACACTTATCAAACTCAAATCAAAATATAGAGAAAGTAATGATTTACAATATGAATGGTTCATTGGTAAAAACCACTGGGAAAGATATTGAAACAATTGATATGAGTCATTTGACTTCTGGGAATTACTTAGTAAAAGTACAAACAACAGAAGGCACTTTAAACCAAATAATAATTAAAAAGTAA
- the dinB gene encoding DNA polymerase IV, with amino-acid sequence MSDVPTYRKIIHIDMDAFYASVEQMDNPDLRGKPIAVGGSENRGVVAAASYEARKFGVRSAISGMQAKRNCPQLIFVRPRFDRYKEISNKIHKIFHEYTDLVEPLSLDEAYLDVTINKKGNPSASLLAEEIRLRIFNEVGLTASAGISVNKFVAKIASDYNKPNGQKTVNPDEVIAFLEELPIRKFYGVGKVTTEKMYQLGVFTGTDLKSKTLEFLEKHFGKSGTFYYHVVRGVHNSEVKSNRITKSVAAEHTFDVNLSSEIFMLEQLERIAISLERRLQKHKISGKTVTLKIKYSDFTQQTRSKTLPYFIADKNLILETVKELLYQERMKDSVRLLGISLSNLNTEVKKAIVVQLKFEF; translated from the coding sequence ATGTCTGATGTACCTACATATCGAAAAATTATCCATATTGATATGGATGCATTTTATGCCTCGGTAGAGCAAATGGATAATCCAGATTTGCGTGGGAAACCTATTGCTGTGGGCGGTTCTGAGAATCGTGGTGTTGTGGCGGCAGCAAGTTATGAGGCTCGTAAATTTGGTGTTCGAAGTGCAATAAGTGGTATGCAGGCTAAGCGTAATTGTCCACAGCTTATCTTTGTTCGTCCACGATTTGATCGATATAAAGAGATATCAAATAAAATTCATAAAATTTTTCATGAATATACCGATTTAGTTGAGCCACTTTCGCTTGACGAAGCTTATCTTGATGTTACAATTAACAAAAAAGGAAATCCAAGTGCGAGTTTATTGGCTGAAGAAATTAGATTGCGAATTTTTAATGAAGTTGGATTAACAGCTTCAGCAGGAATTTCGGTAAATAAATTTGTAGCTAAAATTGCCAGTGATTACAACAAGCCCAATGGTCAAAAAACGGTAAATCCAGATGAGGTGATTGCTTTTTTGGAAGAATTACCAATTAGAAAGTTTTATGGAGTGGGGAAGGTAACTACCGAAAAAATGTACCAACTTGGTGTTTTTACAGGGACTGATTTAAAGAGTAAAACCTTAGAATTTTTAGAAAAACATTTCGGAAAATCGGGGACTTTTTATTATCATGTTGTGCGTGGAGTTCATAATAGTGAGGTGAAATCTAATAGAATAACAAAGTCGGTGGCAGCAGAACATACTTTTGATGTTAACCTTTCTTCGGAAATATTCATGTTGGAGCAACTCGAACGAATCGCAATTTCTTTAGAGCGACGTTTACAGAAGCATAAGATTTCTGGTAAAACGGTTACTCTTAAAATAAAGTACAGCGACTTTACACAACAAACTCGAAGTAAAACACTCCCTTATTTCATAGCCGATAAAAACTTGATTCTTGAAACTGTAAAAGAGTTGTTGTATCAGGAACGAATGAAAGATTCAGTTCGTTTATTAGGGATTTCATTAAGCAATCTTAATACCGAAGTAAAAAAAGCGATTGTTGTACAGCTTAAGTTTGAGTTTTAA
- a CDS encoding aldehyde dehydrogenase family protein, giving the protein MITIAEQFGMKDALAQLGIKAINEGTSTGLNNFSSGDILESFSPVDGKLIASVKTSTAADYEKVMQTATEAFKVFRLMPAPQRGEIVRQFGEKLRQNKEALGKLVSYEMGKSLQEGYGEVQEMIDICDFAVGLSRQLHGLTMHSERPGHRMYEQYHPMGVVGIISAFNFPVAVWSWNTALAWICGDVCVWKPSEKTPLCGIACQNIIAQVIKENNLPEGISCLINGDYKVGELMTADKRIPLVSATGSTRMGKIVAQTVAGRLGKSLLELGGNNAIIVTPDADIKMTVIGAVFGAVGTAGQRCTSTRRLIIHESIYDKVKDAIVSAYKQLRIGNPLDENNHVGPLIDTHAVEMYANALTKVVAEGGKILVEGGVLSGEGYESGCYVKPAIAEAENSFEIVQHETFAPVLYLIKYSGTVENAVDIQNGVAQGLSSAIMTNNLREAEYFLSVVGSDCGIANVNIGTSGAEIGGAFGGEKETGGGRESGSDAWKIYMRRQTNTINYTTSLPLAQGIKFDL; this is encoded by the coding sequence ATGATAACAATAGCAGAGCAATTCGGAATGAAAGACGCATTGGCGCAATTGGGTATAAAAGCCATAAACGAAGGAACATCAACTGGACTAAATAACTTTTCTTCAGGTGATATTCTTGAAAGCTTTTCGCCAGTAGACGGAAAATTAATAGCATCGGTAAAAACATCAACAGCTGCCGATTACGAAAAAGTAATGCAAACAGCGACAGAGGCATTTAAAGTTTTCAGACTTATGCCAGCGCCACAACGTGGAGAAATCGTACGTCAGTTTGGAGAAAAATTACGTCAGAATAAAGAAGCTTTAGGTAAATTGGTTTCTTACGAAATGGGGAAATCATTACAAGAAGGATATGGAGAAGTTCAAGAGATGATTGATATTTGCGATTTCGCAGTAGGATTGTCACGTCAGCTTCACGGACTAACAATGCATTCGGAGCGACCTGGACACCGTATGTATGAGCAATACCACCCAATGGGAGTTGTCGGAATTATTTCGGCATTTAATTTCCCAGTAGCAGTTTGGTCTTGGAATACAGCTTTGGCTTGGATTTGTGGTGATGTTTGTGTTTGGAAACCATCAGAGAAAACACCTCTTTGTGGTATCGCTTGCCAGAATATAATTGCACAGGTAATTAAAGAGAACAATCTTCCAGAAGGTATTTCTTGCTTGATTAATGGAGATTATAAAGTAGGAGAGTTAATGACTGCAGATAAACGTATTCCTTTAGTTTCAGCTACAGGTTCTACTCGAATGGGTAAAATTGTTGCTCAAACAGTTGCAGGACGTTTAGGCAAATCGTTATTAGAGTTAGGAGGAAACAACGCTATTATTGTTACTCCAGATGCAGATATAAAAATGACTGTGATTGGTGCTGTTTTTGGAGCGGTAGGAACTGCAGGACAACGTTGTACATCTACACGTCGTTTAATCATTCACGAAAGTATTTATGATAAAGTAAAAGATGCTATTGTTTCAGCTTACAAACAATTGCGTATCGGAAATCCTTTGGACGAAAACAACCATGTTGGTCCGCTAATTGACACGCATGCTGTAGAGATGTATGCTAATGCCTTAACCAAAGTTGTTGCTGAAGGTGGTAAAATCCTTGTAGAAGGTGGCGTACTTTCTGGAGAAGGTTACGAAAGTGGATGTTATGTAAAACCAGCTATTGCTGAAGCAGAAAACTCATTTGAAATCGTACAACACGAAACATTTGCTCCCGTTTTATATTTGATAAAATATAGCGGAACTGTAGAAAATGCAGTTGACATTCAAAACGGAGTTGCTCAAGGTTTGTCTTCGGCAATTATGACTAATAATTTGCGTGAAGCAGAATATTTCTTATCTGTTGTAGGTTCTGATTGTGGAATTGCAAACGTAAACATAGGAACTTCGGGTGCTGAAATCGGTGGAGCTTTTGGTGGTGAAAAAGAAACTGGTGGAGGTCGTGAATCAGGTTCTGATGCTTGGAAAATATACATGCGTCGCCAAACTAATACTATCAATTATACTACAAGTTTGCCATTGGCACAAGGAATAAAATTTGATTTGTAA
- a CDS encoding LemA family protein, which yields MSAQNIALIVGLILVIILVNFFIGTYNKLVMLKNNFEKAFRNIDVILMQRAEEVPELVKVASKFMEHETAMLTNLTKLRTDFLNSKTVDEKIENANEFSKSLKTLFAVSENYPTLASNSNFLELQKRVSQMEDKIADRREFFNDSVNLYNIGIQEFPNLILAKMLGYHTQTLFEVSTQEKAYNGIQF from the coding sequence ATGTCAGCACAAAATATTGCTTTAATCGTGGGGTTAATTCTAGTAATTATACTAGTTAACTTTTTTATCGGTACGTATAATAAGCTGGTTATGCTCAAAAACAACTTCGAAAAAGCTTTTAGGAACATTGATGTTATATTGATGCAAAGAGCCGAAGAAGTACCTGAACTGGTTAAAGTTGCGTCTAAATTTATGGAACACGAAACTGCGATGCTAACTAATTTGACTAAGCTTCGTACAGATTTCTTAAATTCTAAAACAGTCGATGAGAAAATAGAAAATGCCAATGAGTTTTCTAAATCTCTGAAAACATTGTTTGCTGTTTCAGAAAATTATCCAACACTAGCATCTAATTCTAATTTTCTGGAATTACAAAAGCGAGTTTCACAAATGGAAGATAAAATCGCTGATAGAAGAGAGTTTTTTAACGATAGTGTAAATCTTTATAATATCGGTATTCAGGAATTTCCTAATCTTATTTTGGCAAAAATGTTAGGGTATCATACACAAACGTTATTTGAAGTTTCAACACAAGAAAAAGCATATAATGGAATTCAATTTTAA
- a CDS encoding metallophosphoesterase family protein, whose protein sequence is MRTFVIGDIHGGLIALKQVLERASVTNKDTLIFLGDYVDGWSQSPQVIDFLIELKQNQNCICIRGNHDDLLQQWMRDGRDNELWHHHGGESTVLAYESISDTHKQIHVAFLESLQGYYLDSENRLFIHAGFTNLRGVTYEYSFESFFWDRTLWETAMALDPNMETDSLLYPKRLKLYKEIFIGHTPVTRIHETVPIQKANVWNVDTGAAFTGRLTIMDIDSKEYWQSDPLNELYFDEKGRN, encoded by the coding sequence ATGAGAACATTCGTTATTGGAGACATACACGGTGGCTTAATTGCTTTGAAACAAGTACTCGAAAGGGCCTCTGTAACAAACAAAGACACCTTAATTTTCTTGGGTGATTATGTTGATGGTTGGAGTCAATCTCCTCAAGTGATTGATTTTTTAATTGAATTAAAACAAAACCAAAATTGTATTTGCATCCGAGGTAATCATGATGATTTACTTCAACAATGGATGAGAGACGGCAGAGACAATGAATTATGGCATCATCATGGTGGTGAATCAACTGTTCTCGCTTACGAATCGATTAGTGACACACACAAACAGATACACGTTGCTTTTCTTGAGTCATTACAAGGTTATTATCTAGATTCAGAAAATAGATTATTTATTCATGCAGGTTTTACTAACTTAAGAGGTGTAACTTATGAATATTCATTTGAATCTTTTTTTTGGGATAGAACGCTGTGGGAAACTGCTATGGCATTAGATCCAAATATGGAAACAGATTCACTACTCTATCCAAAAAGATTAAAACTTTATAAAGAAATTTTTATTGGACACACCCCAGTTACAAGAATTCACGAAACTGTTCCTATACAAAAAGCCAATGTTTGGAATGTTGATACTGGTGCTGCATTTACAGGAAGGCTGACAATTATGGATATTGACAGTAAAGAATACTGGCAAAGCGACCCTTTGAACGAATTGTATTTTGACGAAAAGGGTAGGAATTGA
- a CDS encoding 3-hydroxyanthranilate 3,4-dioxygenase → MAIAKPFNLTKWIDENRHLLKPPVGNKNLYVESDDYIVMVVAGPNARKDYHYNETEELFYQLEGSIKVIIQEDGERKEMDLHAGDMYLHPARVPHSPVRSEGSIGLVIERKRAGKGHKDGLLWHCDNCNHKLYEVFFELHNIEKDFLPHFEHFYNSKDLRTCTKCGTVMESDPRFVAKK, encoded by the coding sequence ATGGCTATTGCAAAACCATTCAATCTTACTAAATGGATTGATGAAAACCGTCACTTACTTAAACCCCCAGTAGGTAATAAAAATTTATATGTTGAATCGGATGACTATATTGTAATGGTTGTTGCGGGACCAAATGCCCGAAAAGACTACCATTATAACGAAACCGAAGAGTTGTTTTACCAGCTTGAGGGAAGTATAAAAGTTATTATTCAGGAAGATGGAGAGCGTAAAGAAATGGATTTACATGCAGGAGATATGTATCTTCATCCTGCTCGTGTACCTCATTCTCCAGTGCGTTCAGAAGGTTCTATAGGCTTAGTAATCGAAAGAAAACGAGCAGGAAAAGGACATAAAGATGGATTGCTTTGGCATTGTGATAATTGCAATCATAAATTGTACGAAGTGTTTTTTGAACTTCATAATATCGAGAAAGATTTCTTGCCACACTTTGAACATTTCTATAATTCTAAGGATTTGAGAACTTGTACTAAATGTGGTACTGTGATGGAATCTGACCCCAGATTTGTGGCAAAAAAATAA
- a CDS encoding leucine-rich repeat domain-containing protein — protein MSLIFLAGLTPFGYGFLGVMALSVLIAYMWLKSSGKKEKMGCFSIGFTAFIIWFALMFPVAISFSIIENGTKIIQIAVAVFWFLVIVFATYVIFSKNRTGVKKVLFVIFKNILFLIVLGLFLTMLGGLAYFVYLRLFTHEKDDSPIWVAFLCIFFLTSLILAAAGLLIQRKEGMKKEKSTFYKLEEAKLKPEMVVELNLSNTKLDTFPVAILQFKNIKFLILSHNNITEIPNEVNKLQQLIGLDLSNNPISDSERNKIRRLLSSQVEIVF, from the coding sequence ATGAGTTTGATTTTTTTAGCAGGACTTACTCCTTTCGGATATGGTTTCTTAGGAGTGATGGCGCTTTCTGTTCTAATTGCTTATATGTGGCTTAAGTCATCGGGCAAAAAAGAAAAAATGGGATGTTTCTCTATTGGATTTACTGCTTTTATTATTTGGTTTGCTTTAATGTTTCCTGTTGCTATATCTTTCTCAATCATAGAGAATGGCACGAAGATTATCCAAATAGCTGTTGCTGTGTTTTGGTTTCTTGTTATTGTTTTTGCAACATACGTTATATTTAGTAAAAATAGAACGGGAGTTAAAAAAGTGCTCTTTGTAATTTTTAAAAATATTTTGTTTTTAATAGTGCTGGGATTATTTTTAACCATGCTTGGAGGATTGGCTTATTTCGTTTATTTAAGGCTTTTTACTCATGAAAAAGATGATTCTCCTATTTGGGTTGCTTTTCTATGTATCTTTTTCTTAACATCACTTATTTTGGCTGCCGCAGGTCTTTTAATACAAAGGAAAGAAGGGATGAAAAAAGAAAAGTCAACCTTTTATAAATTAGAAGAAGCAAAGTTAAAACCCGAAATGGTAGTAGAGTTAAATTTATCTAATACTAAATTAGATACTTTTCCGGTAGCAATTTTACAATTTAAGAATATTAAGTTTCTGATTTTAAGTCATAATAATATTACTGAAATTCCTAACGAAGTCAATAAATTACAACAATTAATAGGTTTAGATTTAAGTAACAATCCTATTTCAGATTCAGAACGAAATAAGATTCGAAGGTTACTTTCTAGTCAAGTCGAAATTGTGTTTTAA
- a CDS encoding DUF6646 family protein translates to MKKIITLAFLFVFGLTQAQQAFSGKGDTKVNIGANIQDGGTGIQGSIDFGLGENFSVGIVSSYLLDVKEYNVFDGTLKPAFKDRFDAKVRMNANLGSVINVDEKLDVYPGLSLGLRNFGGHVGGRYFFTDGFGVFTELGFPIAKYGNNDKIFDHLNNQFTFSLGASFSL, encoded by the coding sequence ATGAAAAAGATTATTACACTTGCGTTTTTATTCGTATTTGGTTTAACTCAAGCACAGCAAGCATTTAGCGGAAAAGGAGACACTAAAGTTAACATTGGTGCAAACATTCAAGATGGTGGTACTGGAATTCAAGGTTCTATAGATTTTGGTCTAGGAGAAAATTTTTCTGTTGGAATTGTAAGTAGCTATTTATTAGATGTAAAAGAATATAATGTATTTGACGGAACTTTAAAGCCAGCTTTTAAAGATCGTTTTGACGCAAAGGTTAGAATGAACGCAAACTTAGGTAGCGTGATAAATGTTGATGAAAAACTAGATGTTTACCCAGGTTTAAGCCTTGGATTAAGAAATTTTGGTGGTCATGTTGGTGGACGTTATTTCTTTACAGATGGATTTGGAGTATTCACTGAACTTGGTTTTCCAATTGCTAAATATGGTAACAACGACAAAATATTTGATCATTTAAACAATCAATTTACTTTTAGCTTAGGTGCTTCTTTTAGTTTATAG
- a CDS encoding CorA family divalent cation transporter produces MAKNISEKSFESFNWLDIKGPTEAQLEDIAQKFDLEVFPVKDSVEHGHLPKVEKIKNFNFIILRAYTANEYDNNSTVEELSNKVAFFYNEKQLITIHRTPFSFLEDIFKSDLKCTSVYELLIRIFKEIILTYSAPSQWQTDQIDEVEKTIFLKQQNKISLEDLYFQKAETRITKKLLVLTQNVINKVHVPEENASALEDVKDNLIKLILAYEEAMEDAINLMNTFLSVTAQKNNDVVKLLTVFSAFFLPLTFLVGVYGMNFKFMPELEWKFGYLYAIIFMFVMCVFIYIWFKRKNIM; encoded by the coding sequence ATGGCAAAAAATATCTCCGAAAAATCATTTGAATCGTTTAATTGGCTCGACATAAAAGGACCAACAGAAGCACAATTAGAAGATATTGCCCAAAAGTTTGATTTGGAGGTTTTTCCAGTCAAAGATTCGGTGGAACACGGACATTTACCTAAAGTAGAAAAGATTAAGAATTTTAATTTTATCATTCTAAGAGCTTATACTGCAAATGAATATGATAACAATTCTACTGTAGAAGAGTTGTCAAATAAGGTTGCTTTTTTTTATAATGAAAAACAATTAATAACGATTCATAGAACTCCTTTTTCTTTTTTGGAGGATATTTTTAAATCTGATTTAAAGTGCACTTCTGTTTATGAATTGCTAATACGCATTTTTAAAGAAATTATTCTTACCTATAGTGCCCCTTCGCAATGGCAAACGGATCAGATAGATGAAGTTGAAAAAACTATTTTCTTAAAACAGCAAAATAAAATCTCTTTGGAAGATTTGTATTTTCAAAAAGCTGAAACCAGAATTACCAAAAAACTTTTAGTGCTTACGCAAAATGTTATTAATAAGGTTCATGTTCCAGAAGAAAATGCTTCTGCACTTGAAGATGTAAAAGACAATCTTATTAAGCTTATACTTGCTTATGAAGAGGCTATGGAAGATGCGATTAACTTAATGAATACTTTCTTATCTGTTACGGCTCAAAAAAATAATGATGTCGTTAAATTATTAACAGTTTTTTCTGCTTTCTTCTTGCCTCTTACCTTTTTGGTTGGGGTTTATGGAATGAATTTTAAATTTATGCCAGAATTAGAATGGAAATTTGGGTATTTGTACGCAATTATTTTTATGTTTGTCATGTGTGTTTTTATCTATATATGGTTTAAACGAAAAAACATTATGTAA